The Thermodesulfobacteriota bacterium genomic interval CCGTCGTGCATTACAGAGAGGCGATACGGGTCAACCCGGCTTACGCCGAGGCCCATAATAACCTCGGGCTAGCCTACGGGGAAAAGGGGCTCATACGCGAAGCCGTGGAGGAGTTCGGGCTGGCCTTGAGAATAAGACCTGATGATGCGGAGGCCCACAATAACCTCGCCATAGCCTACCACAGTCTGGGCCGGATGGACGAGGCCATAGCCGAGTACCGGGAGGCCCTCGGGCTCAAGTCCGGCCTCGTGGAGGCCCACTATAACCTCGGGCTCGCCTACGGGGAGAAGGGGCTCAGGGAGGAGGCGAGGAGGGAGTTCGAGCTCTTCTTGCGGGCTAACCCCGGTGACGAGGAGGCGCGCGGGAAGCTGAAGGAGCTTGACGGCCGATAAGGTTTTTAAGGACCGCTTCGGAAGTTGTGCCGCCTCAGGCGGTAAAATCGCTTGACCGTGCACTGCGGTTAATGATAAAAAACACCGTTATAGCACTTTATATTTAAAAGATTTTTAGATGTCGGGAGAAGCGATGGAAAAGGTAATAGGCGTCATAGGAGGGAGCGGCCTCTACGATATGGAGGGGCTCACCGGCGTAGAGGAGGTCGAGGTGGAGACCCCCTTCGGCCCCCCCTCGGACGCTTACGTGACGGGTATGCTGGGCACGGCGA includes:
- a CDS encoding S-methyl-5'-thioadenosine phosphorylase translates to MEKVIGVIGGSGLYDMEGLTGVEEVEVETPFGPPSDAYVTGMLGTA